From Humisphaera borealis, the proteins below share one genomic window:
- a CDS encoding DUF1501 domain-containing protein: MPDPLNPNFPCGITRRQAIWQAGAGFFGTAMAAMLARDGFFPARAMGASLTPASQPTNLALAPLAARQPHFAAKAKRVIFLYMVGGPSHLDTFDPKPELVKRHGQKQSLGSDNERATSQKASGELKGAPWKFPKCGKSGVEVSELFSHVGKCVDDIAVVRSMTADSAAHGSASIQMNTGHIRPGFPSMGSWAAYGLGTLNQNMPAFVVLVNGAPYSGAQNWSAGFMPAAFQGTVFGATGDPILNLRPASGVSPEHQRRQIDLLTKLNEGHRQAEPLNTELAARIANYELAFRMQANAPEVIDFGQESPATLDQYGIEGDTKKETEKFGRSCLMARRLVERGVRFVQIYHSNWDTHGDNDKRHQKLCGETDKPIAGLLTDLKQRGLLEDTLVVWGGEFGRTPVGTGGRDHHAAAFSMWMAGGGAKGGQAYGVTDDFGFAVAENRVHVHDLHATILHLLGFDHELLTYFHSGRNFRLTDVSGRVVKELIA; this comes from the coding sequence GTGCCCGACCCACTCAATCCCAACTTCCCCTGCGGCATCACCCGGCGGCAAGCCATCTGGCAGGCCGGTGCCGGGTTCTTCGGCACGGCGATGGCCGCGATGCTCGCCAGGGACGGGTTCTTTCCCGCGCGTGCCATGGGCGCGTCCCTCACGCCCGCGTCGCAGCCGACCAACCTCGCCCTTGCACCGCTCGCGGCCCGTCAGCCGCACTTTGCTGCCAAGGCCAAGCGCGTCATCTTCCTCTATATGGTCGGCGGGCCTTCGCACCTTGATACCTTTGACCCCAAGCCCGAGCTCGTCAAACGCCACGGCCAGAAGCAGTCGCTGGGCAGCGACAACGAACGGGCCACCAGCCAGAAAGCCAGTGGCGAACTCAAGGGCGCACCCTGGAAGTTTCCCAAGTGCGGCAAGTCGGGTGTCGAAGTGTCGGAACTCTTCAGCCACGTCGGCAAATGCGTGGACGATATTGCCGTCGTGCGATCGATGACGGCCGACTCGGCGGCACACGGGTCGGCGTCGATCCAGATGAACACCGGGCACATACGGCCGGGCTTTCCGAGCATGGGTTCATGGGCGGCGTACGGACTGGGCACACTGAATCAGAACATGCCGGCGTTCGTGGTGCTGGTGAATGGTGCGCCTTACTCGGGCGCGCAGAACTGGTCGGCCGGGTTCATGCCGGCCGCGTTCCAGGGGACGGTCTTCGGAGCGACCGGCGACCCGATCCTCAACCTTCGTCCGGCATCCGGCGTTTCGCCGGAACACCAGCGACGGCAGATCGATCTGCTCACGAAGCTCAACGAAGGTCATCGCCAGGCCGAGCCCCTGAACACTGAGCTGGCGGCGCGGATCGCGAACTACGAGCTCGCGTTCCGCATGCAGGCCAACGCGCCCGAGGTGATCGACTTCGGCCAGGAATCGCCGGCAACTCTCGATCAGTACGGCATCGAAGGGGACACGAAGAAAGAAACCGAAAAGTTCGGCCGAAGCTGCCTGATGGCCCGGCGGCTTGTCGAGCGTGGCGTGCGGTTCGTGCAGATCTATCACTCGAACTGGGACACCCACGGCGACAACGACAAACGTCACCAGAAGCTTTGTGGCGAAACCGACAAACCGATCGCCGGCCTGCTGACCGATCTCAAACAGCGAGGTTTGCTCGAAGACACGCTGGTTGTCTGGGGCGGAGAGTTCGGCCGAACGCCGGTCGGCACCGGCGGACGCGACCATCACGCCGCGGCGTTCAGCATGTGGATGGCCGGCGGCGGGGCGAAGGGTGGCCAGGCCTACGGCGTGACCGATGATTTCGGCTTTGCTGTCGCCGAGAACCGGGTTCATGTTCACGACCTGCACGCGACCATCCTGCACCTGCTGGGCTTCGATCACGAACTGCTGACTTACTTCCACAGTGGTCGCAACTTCCGCCTGACTGATGTTAGCGGGCGGGTGGTGAAGGAACTGATCGCATAG
- a CDS encoding CoA-binding protein yields MDPQSCRLPTTPEQSEEAVIRRMLTAKRIAVVGLSDDPYRASHDVASYMASAGYEIVPVNPTLGEVMGRRAYASLAEVPGPIDLVNVFRRPEHCADVVRHAIAAGAKGVWLQQGIVSVEARRLAVEAGIDFVQDRCLKVEHMRQ; encoded by the coding sequence ATGGACCCCCAATCCTGCCGCCTGCCGACGACGCCCGAACAGAGTGAAGAAGCCGTCATCCGCCGAATGTTGACAGCGAAGCGAATCGCCGTCGTCGGCTTGAGCGACGACCCGTACCGCGCCAGCCATGACGTCGCGTCTTACATGGCGTCGGCGGGCTATGAGATTGTTCCGGTCAATCCGACACTGGGTGAAGTCATGGGACGCCGCGCGTATGCATCGCTCGCGGAGGTGCCCGGCCCGATCGATCTTGTGAATGTTTTTCGCCGGCCCGAGCACTGCGCGGATGTCGTGCGGCATGCGATCGCGGCGGGGGCGAAGGGCGTCTGGCTGCAGCAGGGGATCGTTAGCGTTGAGGCCAGGCGACTGGCGGTTGAGGCGGGGATCGACTTTGTTCAGGACAGGTGCCTGAAGGTCGAGCACATGCGGCAGTAG